In the Fimbriiglobus ruber genome, GCATAGCGGCCTTTGACCCCAAGCGGTCAAGGAGATTGGCCCGCGTGCGGTGGGCATCGTCGATCCGAGTCTTGGCGGAGTTGTACCGATCCATCGCGTCCCGGAACCGTTCCGCCGCTTTGAGTCGGGCAGCGGCGTCCGCCTTCCCGTGCAGATCAATGGCTCGGGCCGCGTCCATCTCCTTGACCGCTTCGGACAACTCGTCGAGGCCGCGGTCCAGTTCCACCTCGGTCGCGCGGATGCGGTCAACGTTTCGCGCCTGCTCCGCCCGCACCAGTAGCCATCCGACAATGAGGAGGCCGAGCGTCGCTGATAATCCGATGGTCAGCCATGCCCAGGGGTTCGATGGCGGCTTCAACTCGGCCAGTTCGATTTGCTCCGGTGTGGGAACGGCCTTCAACTCGGCCAACTTGGTCAGCGCGGCGTGGGCGGATGCGGGGCGCTTGGCCGGTTCCTTGTCGAGGAGTTCGAGAATAAAACCCCGCAGGGCCGGCGGTAGTTCCTGGAACTTGGGTTCGTCCGCGAGGTTCGCAACCGTGCCGACGTGCTTGCCCGTCGCCATCTCGTACAGCACCACGCCGACAGAATAGAGGTCGGACTTCGTGTCGGCCTCGGCACCTGCCGCCACTTCCGGGGCCATGTATGCGGCCGTCCCCGCCGGCATCGTCTCCTGGCCGGCGTGGGCGGCGATGCCGAAGTCGAGGAGCTTGATCTTCCCGTGCGCGACCCACAGGTTTCCCGGCTTGATGTCGCGGTGGATCAGCCCGGCGTCGTGGGCGGCCGCCGTCCCCGTCAAAGTGTGCTCGGCGAACCAGGCCACATTCGCCGCGGCTTCCTTGGTGCCGGTGGCGGTCAGCCACTGATCGAGGTTCACCCCTTCCAGGTACTGCATGACGAGGAACGGGCAGCTCCCACAGAACCACAGACGACAGCTTGGGCACCGCCTTTCCCTCGCGGGTGGCGATCTCGGCCTGGGCCGCCTTCAGCAGCGGCGAAGGGTTCATCACGAGTTGCACGCTGACCTTGGCTTGGTACTCATGCGTCTCCAGTTGTCGTATTGGAGTTCGATAAAGCAACAAACACCAGCCCGCGCCGCCCGACCTGAGCGGCAGTTTCCAGTTTGAGACACCTTCCAGCATACCCGGTCAGAATGACGAGTTGGAAATGGCCGGGCAGGATGAGGTCGCGGAACACCAGTACCGTGCGAACGAACCGTCACCAGATGGTCGTCTTTATCCTCCGGGTGGTACCGGCCACGAAGGCCGATTGTGCAACTGGATTACTTGAACCGCCATCCGAGTCTTGCTCCTTATCCAATTATGTGGTACATAAAGGACGTTATGCACCCCAATGTCGACTTTCTTGGCCAGGGTGCTGGATCAGCCGATTTTGAGCGGGGGCAGGCATGACAGGCGAACTGGTGGTGGTCAACAAGCACGAAGACGTCGTCCGGCTCGATCCTGCATCGATCATCCCGGCCATCGTTACCCGCGCCGGTGCCCGGGCCGAGGAGAAGTTCGCGGAATTCTTCGCTGCATCGATCCGTAACGTGAATACGAGAATGGCCTATCTACGGGCCGTGACCAAATTTTTCGCCTGGATTGATGCCAAGGCGCTCGGCCTCGACAAAATCCGACCCCTCCACGTCGCCACCTACATCGAACTCCTCGGCCGCGACTGCTCAGCACCCACCGTGAAACAGAACCTCGCGGCCATCCGCATGTTATTCGATTATCTTATACTTGGACAAGTAATTGAAATGAACCCGGCCGCCGCCGTCCGCGGCCCCAGCTATTCGGCCAAGAAAGGGAAAACCCCCGTCCTCGACCAGGACGAGACCCGCCAACTCCTCGGGGCCATCGACGCCACCACCCTCGTCGGTGCCCGCGACCGGGCGGTCATCGGCCTGATGGTTTACACCTTCGCCCGTGTCGGTGCGCTCGCCGCCATGAATATTGAGGATTACTACGCCCAAGGAAAACGGTGGTGGGTGCGACTGCACGAAAAGGGTGGGAAACTCCACGAACTCCCCTGCCACCACAAGCTGGAAGAATTGCTTGACGTCTACCTGGAAATAGCCCAACTAGGAGAGCAGAAAAAGGGGCCGCTCTTTCGCACCGCCACTGGCAAAACCGGCAAGCTGACCGTCAAGCGGATGACCCGCCGCGACGTTTACCGGATGGTTCGCCGGCGTGCGACGGAAGCCGGGATCGAAACCAAAATCGGCTGCCACACCTTCCGCGCAACCGGCATCACCAATTACCTTGAGAATGGCGGCACCCTCGAAAAGGCCCAGCAACTCGCCAACCACGAATCCGCCCGCACCACGAAGCTCTACGACCGGCGGAATGACAAGCTGAGCCTGGATGAGGTGGAGAGAATTACCATCTAAATCAATCCGGAACTACGATCATTTGTTCACTATCCAGTTAACTTGGCTGAGTACCAAAAGAGAAACACCGCCATTTTTTAAATGGCGGTGTAGGGCGAAGAGAAAACTTAGACAGTTCAACAAGTGGTGGGGGTCGGAATCGACTCGTTCGGAATCACGACCGACGCGATGATAATTTTGTCGATGTTGCCCGCGATTTGAATTATCGAACCGATTGCTTGTTCTGCGACGATTGGGCTCGCAGACGCAGTGACGTCAGACACAATCAGCCCAGAAATCGTAACCATAAACAAAGATAAATTGAACATAAAATAACCCCTCGGTAAATTTTAGTGTTGTTATAGTCTTTAGTGTTGTTATAGCCTCTATTTCATCTTAACGACAAATCGGTTTTCTTCGCGGTGGTCTCCACTCGACCGTTTCCAGACCTCTCGCAACGTGACACGAGACCACGCCGGGCACCGGAGTTCCAGCCCATCCCTCAACTGCTGCTCGGTCATACTCGGGGGCACTTCCAGTTGCGCGAAAACCTGAACTTCTGGCAGCCCATCCAAACCTCCCAGATCGTCCTTGTCTGCTCGGAAATAGCGAAGATTAACATCGTTCGTGGCCAGAAAGTCCGCTACTGGATAGAGCAGCCCACATTCGTCTTTCAGCACCTCGACGTTGAGGTTGTAGAGTCGATCGAACCCAACCAGCGACCGCAACTCGAAATCACCGGCGTCCTTTTTCAGATGTTCCGCCATTAAGCGGAGCTTTTCCTCGTTATCGCCGCCGTGGGTCAATTCGAAGCGAGAGCCTTGGCTGCGTTTCATCCGCTCACCCAGACATGACTCCACGTTGACTCTGAAGCGTTTAAATTGTTTGGTGACGTAGGCCAGAATGCCCGGACGGTCGTACCCATCGACTGTGACTAGCAGGGTATCCGGGTAGAAGCTACAGTTCAGCGTGGCGAACGGCTCGTCTGTACCACGGTGGTGCAAGCTGAGCGTGAGTAACTCGCCCGCGCCCGTGCTGAAGCTGCCACCCCACATACTCATCAGTGCATTGCTCATCTGCTTTCCTCTTTCTGAAGACAAACCGATTTTGTTATCGCCCTTGATACTTCGCTCTTCCCTGTCACAGAGGGATGGCAGGGATAAGTCTTCTCGTTGACAACAAAAGGTGGTTTTTTGCACTTTTAGAGTTTTTTGCCGCCGGTTCAGAAATGACCATTTTCTAGCCATGACTTAGTAACAGGGTGCAAAACAGCCTCACTTGCCGTTCTTCTGAACCCAGATTGGGGCCTAGACAGTCACACGGACGAATGGGAGGGTTTCAAATATGCCGAAGCAAGCAACGGCCCGCGTGTTGGCTACGATCAGCGCAGCCGTCTACTGCGGTGCTTATGGGACTGCGGCCGTCATAGCTCATCTGAATCAAATGCACCAGGAATTTTATCCTGTGTACGCGGTAATCACCGCGGCCGCTTTACTCCATCTGGTGGCCGAGTTGTCCGGCAATGACCATACCCCGCCGCCAGGCGAATGGAATGGAACCGGGAGCGAGACCTGACGGAAACAGTTCAATCGCCGAAGCGATCGGGGTCGAATTAAGCCGATGACGCGTCCAGTATTACTCAAACGCAAGTGGGCCGGGATACTCCCGGCCCACTTGCGTTTGACCTGTGTTAATTACCGACTACACGTTTCTTCCTGTAGCTATTTCATTGTGTTCGTCCGTACGCCGGCTAATTAATTGCCCAACTTTCTGCGGGAGGTGCTCGGTGTCGAGCGTGAGGACAACGGAGTTCAAGTAGGGCGAGTCGAGCAGCTTGTTGATCGCCACCGGGGACAACGGATTGCCCTCCAAATGAAGCTCCTTTAATGTCTCCAGCGCCGGCGTGCTTGCCAATTCGGTTGCCCCCGCGTCATCGAGACCACAATCATTTAGCCAGAGAAAGTGAAGCGCAGGGTGCAGGGAGCCGACATCTGAAAATATTTTCACAACATCAATAGGAATCGAGTTATTGCTAAATTCCAGGCTTTTCACTTGCGGAAGATTTGGTGAAATCAAGATTTCTCGCAGGCCGTCGGGTCCGACATCACAGGCAGACAAATTCAAGGCTTTTAAATGCCCCACCCGCGTTGAAGAAGCCAGCGATTCCGCCGCTTGGTCGTTCCATCCTTTCCCCCGCAGTGAGAGCGCGTCGACCCGCTCAAGAATCGGGAGATCAAAAAACTTGTCGGCTTGCCAAGAAAAATCAAAATAACGCTCGCCGAGATCGAGAGTCAGCCCTTCAAGTAACGGTGCCGCTTCACTGAGTTCCTCTGCGTACCGATCAAACTGACTTGCGTCGTCGAATATGAAATGGGACGGAAAACCCCTGCGGTAAACGACCTTGTGAAGACCTGGAAAAGATTCCTTATATTCGTTCGTTTTCTCTCTGCCCCACCGTGAGAAAAGAGCCTGCTCTTCGTCATGTAACTGACGAAACCTGGCAATCCCTTCCGGGGTAGTAGGAGGTGAACTGGCACTTGCAATCTGCGCCAGTTCGCATTGGACTTCGATGAATCTCGCTTCCTGCTTCCTGCGGTCGTCCTTCGCCAGCATTTGAGCGTAGCGAAGTCGCGGCTCATCTTCGCTGGGACGAGCCGAAACTTCTGCCAATATTGCGTTTAAGTCATCGTAACTATTGAGCACCAGATCATCTATCACTGCAATGCGCGATTTGTCAACCATGTGTCATGTCTCTTTTGGAGTGGGCGCTTTTTGGTAATTTACATGGCCATTCCGTCCATCCAGGCATTCCGAACGCACGCAGATGGCATACCGCATCGGCCCGGTCCTCCCGCCCCACACCTGCTTCTTCAGAGTCGATTCTTAACATCATTCGGGACGCCGGCGTCCAACTAGCCAGGATGACCAAAAAAGTCCTCAGCCGCCGAGCCAATCACTTTTCTTCCGAGGAAGACATTTTTCGCTAGCGAAACCCAAAACCATTGGCTACCTTTAACCGGACGGGATTTTACGAATTCTCTCCCCTATTTGAATACCGTCTGGTGGCCATAAGGATAACACCATCTTTTATAAATTGATACTGCCTCCACTTCCATTTTGCGGGAAAGCCGCCGCACAAAATGCGTAGGAACAAGGAGAATCATCGTCTTTAGCCCACAGCAAATAGAAAGTAAGCGATTCAGCTAGCTTGTTGCGAATCAGTCTCAGATATAAAAGGATTGCCAGCAAAGGAATTATGCTTTCGCAAATATTCTGAGTGATGTGATCGACGCTGTAAATCTAAACACCGAGCCGGCGCCTGATATTCCGACAGTTGTTAACTTGGGCTACCGATAATTCACGTCACTGAAGTCTTCCGGGTCGCGCGCCAGGTATAATTTATCAATCCCGCCGCGGTTGTACGTCAAAAGCAGCGAAAGTAAATTTTGGCGTATGTTTATTGTTATACCGCTTAATAATTCTTGTCACTGACTTGGTCCTACAACCGCTTTTTTTCCCCTCGGCCATATAGAGGTGCCTTCTATGGCTGGCCCGTTACTCGAATGGCTCATCGATCCGAACAAGGACCGTCAAGCGGAGTGCATCGCAGCTGTGGAAGCGGCCGCGATGCTGACGATTTCTCGGCTGAATACGCCCAACTATCCGAGACCGCGAGCGGTTAACATTCCGTCCGACTACATCGCGAGGTTTTTGGTCCGCGCCCTGACGGTGCGCATTCGTAAAGAAAAGTCAGGCAACGTCTTGGCCAAGGGAATTCTGCTTATTTCCCAATTACAAATTGGAAGCCGCGAATTCGATCGACTCGTCTCGCAATTTGTCCGAGCCACCGTGCGCGGAACCATTAACACGGACGAAGATTACACTGACAAGTATCCGAAAGATGACGGTAATTAGTCGCAATCGCCCGTTTAGACAGGACAAACGCTACGGGGCGACCTGCGTGGTACGCCCCGTAGCCGTCAGCAAACTAACTGTCCTAGCAGTTCAAGTCAAAATCTTCATAAACTAGCATACGTTATTTAAATAATAAATTTTTAATTCTTTATCTGTCTCGTTTATTTCCGGTCGACGCCATCAGAATTGAGGGGCTGTACCTTTCACCACTGAGGCATTTTCCATGACGGATTCAAGTCCTCTGACGCTCAAATTGCTTGTTTCACCGGACCAAATTCTCCAGGACCGGGTTAAATCGGACGTGTTTAATATTGGCCTGGTTTATGCTTCGCGCACGTTTACCGCCTCGCGATCGCGATCTTTTAATATCGATCCCGGTGACGTAGCGACGCATGTTGTTTACGCCTTGACGGCCTCGGTTCAACACGAACAAAAATGCGATCCGGTGGCGGGGGGGCGTTATTCGAACTTAAGTCTCGATAGCCCCGCCTGTGGTCGAGTGATTTCGAGCTTCTGCGTCAACGCTTTCCGCGACCTCTGTCGCCGCGAAGAACGTTTCTTGAGAAACCGGGAATCGAGCGACGTCGCGGTAACGCCGGATTCACGCGCTGACTTTCGTCATCAATTTGAAGAACAAGACGAAGTGACCCAACGGGTGGAAAAACTTCGACGGATATGTACCGATGGCGAGCAGAAAGTCGTGGAAGAACTTCTTCGCTCGGCCATGAACTACCGCCAAGCGGCGGCGAATTTGGGCGTGACTGAAAGTTACCTCTCAAAAGTTATCCGGCGGATTCGAGAAAAGAACACGGACTAACAGTTGTGCCTGAGTCCACAGGATAGCTACGTTTCAAACCCACCACCGAATCCCGGTATTAGCGGGTATCAGCTCCTTGAAATCTAATACCGGGATTCGGTGGTGGGTTTACCGGGATTCGGTGGTGGGTTTTGACGCGTGAATACCGGGATTCGGTGGTGGGTAATACCGGGATTCGGTGGTGGGTAATACCGGGATTCGGTGGTGGGTTTGGCCACTTAAAATGTTTTGTACCAGCAGTTTATAGTTTCCCAACTCTTATAACTAATGTAAACAAAGAAGAACAACAACCGCGGCCCCGTGTTGTTGTCTCTTGGATTATTATTTGAATGAAGTAAAAACATGACCCCGTTACCTACCTCCAAATGCGATGAATCGCCCGTCCAGGATACGACCTGGAAGGACGAAATGAACTTGTGCGAGTTACCCGTCAGCACGATCAGTGAGCGTGCTCCGGAAGGGTTGGCAACCCTCGATTTCTTTATCACTGAGGCGGACGGGGAAACGGTGCGCCGTGTGTCGATCATTCCTCCAAGCGACGATCAGCTTCAAAAATTAGTCCAGGTTGCTTATCCGGGCCTGATGCCAGAATCAGAAGTGTCGGCTCGTCCGAGTCGGCGACGGAAGAAAGAGCCCGATCCTCCGGTGGTATTGCCACCGAATGTCGAGAAGTTGTTAGCCAGTGTCCGGGGACTGCCGAACCCCATCGATGAGGACGTGCTGCTGGCGTTGATTCAACTGACGCGCAAAAACGGATTTGAAAACCGGCGGGTGAATTTCAGCCTCTACGAAGTCGTAAAATTACTCGGTTGGGATGATGGTTCAAAAAGTTATACGCGGGTTATTGTATCATTGCTGCGCTGGAAGGCCGTTCTGCTCACCTACCACGAAAGTTGGCGGGATAACTCGGAGAGACGGTGGCTAAGCCGAACGTTCAACATGCTCGATGAGGTAAGCATTTACACCAGCCCGGGGCGACGTAGCAAGGCCGACAGCAATGGTCAATCACAGCTTCCGTTCTCGTCCTTTGCCTGGAGCGAGGTGGTATTTAAGAGCTTCCAAGACGGCTACCTGAAGAACCTCAATTTCCCGGTCTACAAGGCGCTTGGCAGTCGAATCGCCAAGCGGATGTATCGCTTCCTCGACAAGTGCTTTGGTCGGCTCAAAGGCCCTTCGGTGTCGTTCGATTTGCGTGATTTCGCGTGCGGTCATATTGGGCTGATCGGGGATTACGAACCGTGGAAGCTCAAGCAGGTGCTAGCTCCGGCCATCCGCGAGCTTGAGGAAACGGGAATCATTGCTCCTTTGTCGTCGGACCAGCGTTACGAAAAAACAGGTCGCGGAAAGTGGTCCATCGTGTTCCAGCCACCGCGGCCTTCCCGGGTGGTGATGGGCAAGACGATCCCAGTCACAGATTCGGTCACATCGCTGGTGGCTGCCCTGGAACAACATGGGGTGACGGGCAAAACGGCGGCAGTATTGGCGGCGGAATTTCCGACTGAGCAGATTGAACTCCAACTCGACGTGCTGGAATGGTGGCAGTCCACGAATCGGAAACCGGTGATTAAAGACCCAGCGGCCTGGCTTACAAAAGCAGTGCGCGACAGTTACTCACCGCCTAAAGAATACGAACCGAAAGTCGAGCGATTACGGAAAGAACAAGTAGCCGAGGAGCAACGGCAAAAAGTGGAAGCGGCTAAGCGTCGGCGAGACGAAGCCGAACGAATGGCGGCTGCGGAGCGGGCGACCGCTGATGGGGCTAAACGAGCACACGTCGAGCGTTTTCTCGCCTCCCTCTCGCCGGCCGCCCGGGAGGCATTTGAACGTCAAGCGATCGCGGAGGCCCCGCCACTCTATCGGGAAAATATCCGACGTGGAAATGGACCACTTGCGGAAACTAGTCGGCAGTTGGTGATCGAGGAAGCGGTGTTGCGGGCAAGCCCGATGACAAGCTGAGCATCTAAATAGCTCCCGCCAAAGGCGGAAGTAGTGCTCATTTTTCAGAACTTTCCTTGTACACCGAGGACTGGACGCGGAAGTGGGTGCGGGTCTCGAACCAATCGAACGTGAGATCGAGCAGCTCCTGCATCGTCTGGCATCGGTGGTTGCGGGTGACCCGTCCGGTCCGCCAGTGGATGCTCCCGGCCAGGTACCGCTTCTCGTTATTACCCGGCGTCTCGACGGCTGCCTGCTGGCCCTGCGTCATCCACTGGCACCCGATCTTCGGGTTCCGGTTCACGTCCACCTCGTCCAGAAACACCGCCGTCTCGTCCGCCGGTAGACCGTTGAGCAGCGCCCGGAGAACCCGCAGCTTCTTTTCTCGGTCGGGATCCTTCGGGCGAATGGAAGGCCGAGGCCGCCGCCACACCAGGTCGGCCTCTCGGAGCCACCGGCGGACGGTCTCCCGCCCGACCGACGTCCCGAAGTCCTCCCGCAGTACGATGGCGGCCGCCTCGCAGGTCCACCGGGAGCGGGCGAACCCGAAGTGGGTGGGCGAGAGGGTCCGCACCCACCGGACGACCAGGAACGCCCAGATGTGGATGCCGGACCGCTTCCGACCCCGGGGCCGGCCGAACACGGCGTCCACCCCCTCCTTCTCGAACCGGGCCTTCCACCGGCGGATCGTGGCCCACGGCAAGTCGTCGGCCAGGAGCAAGAGGATGTGCGCCCGGAGTCGGACATCGGGCTCGGGAGAACGGCGATAGTGGTCGAAAACGGCTTTGTTTTCCACAACTATCGGGCTTTTGAGTCCTCATGGGCAGTGCTTATTCCTGCCCGGAATGTCGGTAGTAATCGGATGTTCATACTTGGTGTCAGATGCTTGATTTGTGGGCGGGTTCGATAGCGTCACCGCCCCACCCCGCGATCAGATCAGACGTGCGTCAAATCGGGCACATAGTAATCCAAGATGTCGCGGCCGGGTGACAGTGAGACTTTGCGTTCCTCCGTCGGCTCCCAGGAGTTAGATGAAGGGACAACGTCCAAAACGCTTTGGGTACGAGGGTTGAAAAGAGCCGTCGCTTTATCGACCAAGGCCGAGAAGCCGATTGCCAGGAAATCGGAAAGCCCACAGTGGCTGGACGCGTACAGGATGGTTTTCATCGGTGACCCTCAGTCGTTAGATAGTTATGACTTGTTTCGTTTGCCTTCACTATGGATGGTGACGACAGGGGAAAACGCTGACAGGAAAATGCGGGGAACAAAAGTGGTGAAAACTACGGTTCGAGCGAGTTTGCTTTTGAACCGACGACACAGAACCATTTGGCTTGCAACCAAAGACAGATGGCCACGCTTTACAAACCTTTCCCTGCCGGCATTACTTGGCAGGATCGACCCCGATCGTGGTGACCACCGTGGCCTCGGGATCGCGGGATACTGCCGATGGCTCCTCGGCCACCGCTACCCAGGCCACCCGATGAGCTAGGATCGCTTCGAAAAGTGGCCGCAGGTTTTTCCCGCAGATCGTCACCGTGCCGGTAGCAAAGAACAGCGTCACCCCTTCCGACCGGTTGAACGTGCAGCGCCCGAGCAGGCCGTAATCGAAACTATCGCTGTCGCCGCCGGTCAGTCGTAATTCGAGCATGAAGGCGATTTGCCGCGCTCCACGCAACTTGGCGTAGCAGGCATGCTCCTCGGGCGGTTCCTCGGCTTCCTTGGCGGGCGCGGCCGGCGCAGGCGATGGCTTCTCGCCCCGGGCCTGACGGACCAGGTCACTGATGCTACCGTTCATAACTGACCTCCCGAGGAACGACGTGGGATTGTGCCGCGGTGAGCTGCTCCCGCACGTGGTCGAGCCCGAGCCGCGCGTAGACCTTGGCGTGGTAAGCCAACCGCCGCACCCGCTCAAGCATGCTGGCCCAGGCGGGCGTTGTCGCAGCGCGTGGATTCAGCAGCTCGGTAGCCGTGATGGGCTGGTCGGAACGGGCGACCGCCCGCCGCAAGGCGAACTTGTCGTCGGTGTAGATGGCCACCGCTCCGGGGCCGCCCTTGGCGCGCGACACCGACACGTAGAATTGCGACAGGTTTGAAGCTGGCAGGCTGGCGGCGGATTGCGCGAGGAATACCCGACCCTTGACCGTTCGGCCCTGGGAAGCGTGAGACGTCACGGTCCAGCCCGATGCCACGTGGCCAAATTCCTTGGGTACTACCCAGCCGTTATCGAGCCGCACATCGCCGCCGGGAGTGAAACCGGCGATCGTCGCCACCCTTCCGTTGCTAAGCCGCTTATGGTCGCGGGTGGTCCCGCCCAGGGTAAAGCGAATGCGGTCGCCGGCAGCAACCGTCAGTTCTTGGGTACGGTAAAGCTGGAATTTCTCCGCCGCGGCCAGCGGCAGGGCTTTGACTTCTCCCGATACGGTTCGCACTTGCACGCCGCTTTCGCCGTGCGACACCACCGTGGCCCGGTCCCCCTTTCGCCATCCGCCTTTTACGTTCTGCACAAACTGAACGACATCCCCATCGCGGTACTGTGCCGCATCCTGTCGCTGGGCGGTGGTCAGATTGGTATTCTCCAACCGCAGCAAGCAGTGTTCGTTCGACCCGAGAAGGCCGCGGCTTTTCAATTCGGTCCGGATTGCTGTTCCCACCGCTTCCCCTTCGGCGTGGGTCGGGGCGATCGCCAGGGCCTCTTTGCTTTGCTGAAGCGTGTCAACGTAATCACGGGCTAGAAGCTGATACCGCTGCGCCGCGTCAGGCGTCTCGTTAATGGCTCCCATCGCATCGAGCCGGTCAAATCCTTCTTCACCGTGGCCGCCCGCCAGGGCGGCCACGGCGTCCCTCAGTTTGCCGGTCTGTCGCAAGATTTCGGTGAGGCCGGCGGGCTTGAGCCCGCCGCGTTCTTCGAGCAATCGCAGCGCCGTGCCCCGGGCCGGTGAGCGATGTTGCGCCGAATCGCCAGAAAGGATCACCCTCGCCCCCTGCCGCTCGGCCAGGGCGAACAGGCGGGCCATGTCGCGGCTGCCGACCATCCCGGCCTCATCGACGATAAGCACCCCGCTGGCGAGTTGCTTCTGCTGCGCCTCGCTGGTGAGCAGCATGGCAATGGTTTCGGCGTGAAAGCCGTCGGCACGCAAAATGTCTCTGGCCCCGGTCGAGGGGGCGACGGCGAACACGCTCCGCCCTTGCGCTTCGATCGCATTCCGTAGCTCGCCCAGCGCCGTCGATTTCCCGACCCCGGCCAAGCCGCGCAGGATTTGCACACGGTCGAACGAACTGAGCAGCGCCGTGACCGCCCGTTTCTGCCCGCTGTTCAGATCGTCGCGGCGGAATGTCGGCTCGCCATACCCGCCGAGCGGGTCGCACGCGCCGCGCCCGTCGCGGGTAAAGCGCAACATGGCCTGTTCCTCGGCCAGCACGTCCGCAGCGGTCGCCCGTAATCGGCCA is a window encoding:
- a CDS encoding serine/threonine-protein kinase; protein product: MQYLEGVNLDQWLTATGTKEAAANVAWFAEHTLTGTAAAHDAGLIHRDIKPGNLWVAHGKIKLLDFGIAAHAGQETMPAGTAAYMAPEVAAGAEADTKSDLYSVGVVLYEMATGKHVGTVANLADEPKFQELPPALRGFILELLDKEPAKRPASAHAALTKLAELKAVPTPEQIELAELKPPSNPWAWLTIGLSATLGLLIVGWLLVRAEQARNVDRIRATEVELDRGLDELSEAVKEMDAARAIDLHGKADAAARLKAAERFRDAMDRYNSAKTRIDDAHRTRANLLDRLGSKAAMQDKKE
- a CDS encoding tyrosine-type recombinase/integrase, with product MTGELVVVNKHEDVVRLDPASIIPAIVTRAGARAEEKFAEFFAASIRNVNTRMAYLRAVTKFFAWIDAKALGLDKIRPLHVATYIELLGRDCSAPTVKQNLAAIRMLFDYLILGQVIEMNPAAAVRGPSYSAKKGKTPVLDQDETRQLLGAIDATTLVGARDRAVIGLMVYTFARVGALAAMNIEDYYAQGKRWWVRLHEKGGKLHELPCHHKLEELLDVYLEIAQLGEQKKGPLFRTATGKTGKLTVKRMTRRDVYRMVRRRATEAGIETKIGCHTFRATGITNYLENGGTLEKAQQLANHESARTTKLYDRRNDKLSLDEVERITI
- a CDS encoding sigma-70 family RNA polymerase sigma factor, producing MTDSSPLTLKLLVSPDQILQDRVKSDVFNIGLVYASRTFTASRSRSFNIDPGDVATHVVYALTASVQHEQKCDPVAGGRYSNLSLDSPACGRVISSFCVNAFRDLCRREERFLRNRESSDVAVTPDSRADFRHQFEEQDEVTQRVEKLRRICTDGEQKVVEELLRSAMNYRQAAANLGVTESYLSKVIRRIREKNTD
- a CDS encoding replication initiator protein A, producing MTPLPTSKCDESPVQDTTWKDEMNLCELPVSTISERAPEGLATLDFFITEADGETVRRVSIIPPSDDQLQKLVQVAYPGLMPESEVSARPSRRRKKEPDPPVVLPPNVEKLLASVRGLPNPIDEDVLLALIQLTRKNGFENRRVNFSLYEVVKLLGWDDGSKSYTRVIVSLLRWKAVLLTYHESWRDNSERRWLSRTFNMLDEVSIYTSPGRRSKADSNGQSQLPFSSFAWSEVVFKSFQDGYLKNLNFPVYKALGSRIAKRMYRFLDKCFGRLKGPSVSFDLRDFACGHIGLIGDYEPWKLKQVLAPAIRELEETGIIAPLSSDQRYEKTGRGKWSIVFQPPRPSRVVMGKTIPVTDSVTSLVAALEQHGVTGKTAAVLAAEFPTEQIELQLDVLEWWQSTNRKPVIKDPAAWLTKAVRDSYSPPKEYEPKVERLRKEQVAEEQRQKVEAAKRRRDEAERMAAAERATADGAKRAHVERFLASLSPAAREAFERQAIAEAPPLYRENIRRGNGPLAETSRQLVIEEAVLRASPMTS
- a CDS encoding helix-turn-helix domain-containing protein; protein product: MENKAVFDHYRRSPEPDVRLRAHILLLLADDLPWATIRRWKARFEKEGVDAVFGRPRGRKRSGIHIWAFLVVRWVRTLSPTHFGFARSRWTCEAAAIVLREDFGTSVGRETVRRWLREADLVWRRPRPSIRPKDPDREKKLRVLRALLNGLPADETAVFLDEVDVNRNPKIGCQWMTQGQQAAVETPGNNEKRYLAGSIHWRTGRVTRNHRCQTMQELLDLTFDWFETRTHFRVQSSVYKESSEK
- the mobF gene encoding MobF family relaxase, which translates into the protein MLRIHQSASAAQAKQYYTQALDRTDYYARDGEQPGIWFGQGAERLGLAGEVSKEAFFALLENRQPGTQQRLTARDKGDQRRPGWDLVFSPPKSVSVLQALTGDERIREAMLTSAKETLAEIEAEAIATRLRRGGQQGIEPVSNLVASLFTHDTTRALGDNTPDPHDHIHAYVHNAAWIEREHRWQAIDTHALHIDRPYYEAAFEARLAARLAHDLGYHIERRSNGWEIAGVPQTVIDKMSRRTAEIEAEAKRRGITSAADKGQLGAKTRRAKGDPIPSGELRDNWLAKLTPDERQAIATTFNHARGPGGPQLGTTPLQALAHAADHHFERESTVPVKTLLTSALKFGVGAVTPESLREQFPRQGLLTAKADGRLRATAADVLAEEQAMLRFTRDGRGACDPLGGYGEPTFRRDDLNSGQKRAVTALLSSFDRVQILRGLAGVGKSTALGELRNAIEAQGRSVFAVAPSTGARDILRADGFHAETIAMLLTSEAQQKQLASGVLIVDEAGMVGSRDMARLFALAERQGARVILSGDSAQHRSPARGTALRLLEERGGLKPAGLTEILRQTGKLRDAVAALAGGHGEEGFDRLDAMGAINETPDAAQRYQLLARDYVDTLQQSKEALAIAPTHAEGEAVGTAIRTELKSRGLLGSNEHCLLRLENTNLTTAQRQDAAQYRDGDVVQFVQNVKGGWRKGDRATVVSHGESGVQVRTVSGEVKALPLAAAEKFQLYRTQELTVAAGDRIRFTLGGTTRDHKRLSNGRVATIAGFTPGGDVRLDNGWVVPKEFGHVASGWTVTSHASQGRTVKGRVFLAQSAASLPASNLSQFYVSVSRAKGGPGAVAIYTDDKFALRRAVARSDQPITATELLNPRAATTPAWASMLERVRRLAYHAKVYARLGLDHVREQLTAAQSHVVPREVSYER